A single window of Brassica napus cultivar Da-Ae unplaced genomic scaffold, Da-Ae ScsIHWf_161;HRSCAF=291, whole genome shotgun sequence DNA harbors:
- the LOC106370460 gene encoding LOW QUALITY PROTEIN: F-box protein At3g28330 (The sequence of the model RefSeq protein was modified relative to this genomic sequence to represent the inferred CDS: inserted 1 base in 1 codon), translating to MPLMEKPDNREMDLLTDGLPPIPILLTKIPKISGTESLLEDLYAIILAKLPLTSIITFKRVCKQWKSLVESPFCRDLYLSMHQNSYYSSWSFMCRGCETETMAHYGSDNWCLTRSLGSYISSFLAEKFENREGRVVAYTDVGLILIYVVTNQSFYVANPVSRQCVEILPHNHAMERFWILGIVTRTEDEVVLGYKVVLLEKXRNFTSFLIYSSETGSWSLETVSFPFTFIAQEFNNPISLNGKLHWLAHNPEYKDFLVSFDFYPSGDKGSDRCRVTPFPDLDKTTKFKRACTTCQGFLMYINIVSVAEVDKLCVWRLKSEGWQLVSEISTDIVTAGFDYIPLGMNPFDDKLVYFWRGNMEGQDLLSINLHIGEFMVHEELERSSDGRVLSSVGGPREIEYIKETFYSSFVLPRWLHPFPN from the exons ATGCCATTGATGGAGAAACCAGACAATAGGGAGATGGATTTGCTCACAGATGGATTACCACCAATCCCTATCCTATTGACGAAGATACCAAAGATCAGTGGAACGGAATCGCTGCTAGAGGATCTGTATGCGATTATACTAGCCAAGTTACCACTAACGAGCATAATCACTTTCAAACGGGTTTGCAAGCAATGGAAATCACTCGTTGAGTCTCCTTTTTGCCGCGATCTTTATCTGTCTATGCACCAAAACTCGTATTATTCTTCTTGGTCGTTCATGTGTAGAGGTTGCGAGACAGAAACCATGGCTCACTACGGATCCGATAACTGGTGTCTTACCCGTTCTCTCGGTTCTTACATCTCGTCTTTTCTAGCCGAAAAGTTCGAGAACCGAGAAGGTAGAGTCGTGGCTTACACCGATGTTGGATTGATATTGATTTACGTTGTCACGAACCAATCTTTCTACGTGGCTAATCCTGTCTCAAGGCAATGCGTAGAGATCCTGCCTCATAATCATGCAAtggaacgtttttggatattgGGGATTGTGACTCGAACTGAGGACGAAGTCGTTTTGGGTTACAAAGTTGTTTTGTTAGAGA GAAGAAACTTTACTAGTTTCTTGATATATTCATCTGAGACCGGCTCGTGGAGTCTTGAAACTGTTAGTTTTCCTTTCACTTTCATCGCTCAGGAATTTAACAATCCCATTAGCCTGAACGGAAAGCTTCACTGGCTCGCTCACAATCCGGAGTATAAAGATTTTCTTGTATCCTTCGATTTCTACCCTAGTGGAGACAAGGGTTCTGATCGATGTCGTGTTACACCTTTCCCTGACTTAGACAAAACAACTAAATTCAAAAGAGCTTGCACAACTTGTCAAGGGTTTCTCATGTATATTAACATAGTCTCTGTAGCCGAAGTTGATAAGCTGTGTGTATGGAGGCTAAAGAGCGAAGGATGGCAACTAGTATCTGAAATCTCTACTGATATTGTAACGGCTGGTTTTGATTATATTCCGTTGGGGATGAATCCTTTTGATGATAAACTAGTGTACTTTTGGAGGGGAAACATGGAGGGCCAAGATTTGTTGTCTATTAACTTACACATTGGGGAGTTTATGGTCCACGAAGAGTTGGAACGTAGCAGCGACGGTCGCGTTCTGAGTTCCGTTGGTGGTCCGAGAGAGATAGAATACATAAAGGAAACATTTTATTCCTCGTTCGTTCTCCCGAGGTGGCTGCATCCTTTCCCGAACTAG